The window GGGTTTAAGGTGAACCTGAAGCACCGTCCAGCTACTCGTAGAGGCATTCTATCCGTCATCAGCAGTGTCTTCGACCCATTAGAACTAGCTGGCCCATTCATCCTTCCAGCTAGAATTATGCTGCAGCGTCTCTGTAAGCAAGACCTCGAATGGGACAAGGAGATTGGAGAAAGGGAAACGGTTGCATGGAACCAGTGGCTGCTGAATATCGTCAAGCTGGAGCAAATGTCAATACCAAGAAGTGTGCGACCAAGCGACTTTGTAGACGTTGCGACCTGCCAACTCCATGCCTTTTCCGATGCTTCTGACGAAGGCTACGGCATTGCCATATACACACGACATGAGGACAGTTCAGGCAGAGTCTTTTGCAATCTGCTAATGGGAAAATCTAGAGTGACCCCTCTCAAGAAAGTCACTACCCCAAGGATGGAGTTAACCGCAGCCAGTCTTTCAGTGAAGTTTATCGCACTAATTACTTCAGCACTGGAGCTACACTTCAATGTGTTCTACTGGACAGATAGTACCTCCGTCTTGAGATACATTGCCAACAAGACCACAAGATTCCACACCTTTGTGGCAAACCGTATCACTACCATTCAAGAGGGCTCCCGTATTGAGCAGTGGCGGCACGTTCCGACTTTGAAGAATCCAGCAGATATAGCCTCAAGAGGAATTAGTCCGAAGGTAGACCCTACACTCTGGTTTCACGGGCCAGCCTTTCTTTGGGAGCCGGAATCCAAATGGCCAAAGACAGACATCATCAAGGAGTTGCCTGCAAAGGACCCAGAGGTCAAGCGAGTTCACGCCACAACTCTCAAGTTCCACGAAGGTTCCGCGTACTTGGACCAGTGGATAAGTCAGTTCTCATCCTGGAGGAAACTGAAGACAACGGTAGCATGGCTGATGCGAGCACAGGGGCTCTTCAAGCAGCGCCAGCTATCCAGAGTTGAGCCAAAGGCAGCAGTCCCCTCACCGTGGACGAATTGGAGACAGCAGGCACCGAGATCATCAAATATGTCCAGCAGAGCTGCGCCCTTACTGAGTCGGTGAGAAAGCTTGACCCTGTGTTGGACGAAGTTGGAGTACTAAGAGTTGGCGGACGGCTCAGGCACCCAAAGCTGCCAGTAGACATCAAGCATCCAGTAATCCTCCCCAAGGACTCTCACGTGTCAAGGTTGATACTTATTGCAGCCCATCAGAGAGTTGGACATCTTGGAGCCAGCAGCAAAATCACTGAATTGAGACGCAAGTACTGGATACCAAGGGCCAGTCTACTGGTGCGCAGCATCATTGCAAGGTGTGTGCCGTGCCGTAGATATCGCGGTCGTCTCCAGATACAGAAAATGGCAGACTTACCCGAAGAGCGTTTGGAACCAGACCAGCCAGCCTTTACAAGGTCAGGTGTCGACTACTTTGGGCCATTCGAAATTAAGCGAGGTAGAAGCGTTCTGAAACGCTATGGCTTGATCTTCACCTGCATGGCTAGCCGCGCCGTCCATCTGGAAGTTGCTCAAGACCTCTCTGCCAACTCTTGCATCAACGCAGTGCGGAGATTTGCTGCTCGAAGAACCGTCAAGTTTATGAGATCCGACAATGGAACTTACTTGGTAGGTGCGGAGCGAGAGATGCGGGAGGATATTGAGAAGTGGAACCAAGCGATGATCGACTCCAGTTTGAAGCAGTTGGGTATACAATGGGAGTTCAACTGCCCTCTAGCTTCCCACCACGGTGGAGCCTGGGAAAGGCTCATACGCATTACACGGAAGGTGCTGTATGGAGTTATGAAGGAACAGCCAATCAAGCTTGATGACGAAGGCCTTCAGACACTGTTCTGTGAAGTCGAGGACATCCTTAACAGCAGACCGATCACCACAACGTCTAACAGCCATGACGATGAAGAGGCACTGACACCCAACCATCTGTTGCGGCCAGACTCCAATAAGCGCTTACCCCCTGGCATCTTCGTCAAGGAAGACCTGTACCTGATGAAGAAGTGGCGACAAGTCCAGTACCTGACCAATGTCTTTTGGAGAAGATGGAGCCGCGAATATCTGGTAAGGCTTTAAGAGCATCAGAAATGGACAAAGGAAACCCGGAACATCAAGGTTGGAGACGTGGTTCTTGTTGCGGACAGCAATCTTGTGCGGAACAGATGGCCCGTGGGGCGAGTCCTTGTGGCTAGTCCAAGTGAAGACGGCTGTGTGAGAAGTGTGACAGTGCGCATAGGATCATCAGAACTGAGAAGACCAATCACTAAGCTGTGCCTCTTACTGGAAGCGGACAACTAGGAACGGACTGTTGTTTACAGTAACATAACCAGTGATCTATTTGGATTGTTTAGTGGATTTTGGTATGAGTCTCTTAGTTTTGTTAATTGCTCTTACCTGTTGGTTCCGCAATTAGGGAGCCGGGATGTTGCGAGTTGGATTAATTTAATTTGGACTATTGAGGGCGCCTTGCTTAGCAACGCCACTCGGGATCAAGATCTAGTCAATCGTTACGAGTCAGTTTTGGAGCAGTTAAATTATCTttttgtgtttagttttttttgaaGGACCCTGGATCCCAAACCAGCGGTAAGCAGACATTTTATGCATTGCTAATTTATCATTGTTGGTTTGCTGTAATTATTGGTTTTGGGAGGTAATTCTTGGGGTTTAATGGGGTACGTTTATTTTGGGATAGTTTCGTACTTTCGTGTAATCTAGGTCATGTCATTACGGGTGCATTTCATGTACGTGTACGTTGGGCTAGGTGGACTCGGGACATTTTGTGGGTTCGCTTCCAGTTTTCATAGGTTTGGGGGAGGGTTTCCTGTAATGGGTTGTTAGTAGTTATTTCCATGTCAGGTTTGCTTGGTAAAATAATAGGGCCTGTTTTATATAACTTTAGTTGAGCTGtaggttacagcgccctctcgtggtcaGTTTATGAAGTTCCCAGTTTTTCCTGGATTTGTTGTTAAAGGTGTTTTTGACCCTAGTTGACGTGCAAGGCAGTTGTATGGTGCAAGGCAGTTGTATGGTGCAAGGCAGTTGTATTGTGCAAGGCAGTTGTATAGAGCAATTGTATGTTGGAGAAGTGGAACAATAAAGAAAGAACTCAGAATTAAAACGTTGTTTCAATCAACCGACGTTACAGTCAACTTTTGACATCAATTTGGTGTCGGAATTAAACAGTTAGTTAGACTTAATATTTTGGTCACGTTGAGATGTAATGTTTGAGTCATTATGCTGACATTAATACAACATCATTTTTGGTCAAGCTGTGATGTCAATTTGGCGTCTAATTATTGATATCAGTTAAATATCATTTAATGGTCAACTTTTGACATCAATTAGCGTCAGAATTAAGTAAATAGTTATACGTCATATTTTGGTCATGTTAAGATAGAGGCTGGTACGTCGTTAATACAACGTCCATTTTATAAGGTCATCCCGTGATGTAAATTAGGCGTCAATTTACTGAAATCAGTAAAATGTCATTTGAAGGTCAACTTTTGACAACAATTTGGCGCTGATATATTGTAGTTAGTTTCTGACCAACGTATGACGTCTGATAGACGTCATATTTTGGTGTAATTGCGAAATTAAATGATTTATTGTTCAGTTTCTTTTCTAAAttcttttagaaaaaaaaagttttgggcCTCAACACTTCTTTCAATACTTTCATTTGctaattattaattataaatttaaccaattaaataaaataaaaccatgaCTGCAGAGTTTATGTATCCTAGACTATTTATATATGATACGTGTTGTATGCTATAGGTATGAGGGATAGCATGTACGGCCCCTCAtacaatcccgtgccatccccagaaaACTAATGTTTTGTGATGTTCTGCACGTGCgggaagtcaagacggtaattgttaagcgcggtgtgtagttacagcgcggtgtagatacggggacgatacacacaccctcgatcccagtatgtgtggtTGTGTGAGTCagtccatagagttatattaagaactagagggcgcacgagtgatgcttcgtgcacaaacgccacgggaccgcaagatgacaagcgcgtcattctgcacgcgcgttgaatatgaaatacacgtttgaggtttttttattgaacgctcacgcgatgctgtttgttcaacttacaaaatggccgcacaaacacacgctgtgggatagctgttttgtcaacttagaaaatggccgcctgctcgCATACCGGGCGGCCAGTGCgcgctctagttcttatatataactctatggagtCAGTCGCaatcatagatatagaattaaaataactagatcggccgcgcgtacacacgcgccattgcctgtgtagaagCATTTttggttcgccatggacgcggtaaaatgtcacgtgctgacggcaacgcgcAGAATACAAATAATTGACAATGCCAGTTTCGTGTTACTAACAAGTAGTGTACATTATTAAACGATCGTCTTAACATTGACTTAACATGTTTGTTGGTAGCTACAATGCAGTTTAAACTAACCAATTAACCAgtaaagtttttaaattcaattaattCAGTTCCAGTCAGACacattttatttccatacttctgtGAAAGGGTCGACAAGATGAAGCTGGAGTAAAGCAATGAAGACCTAAGCAGGATAAATGTAATGATAAGATAAGAGTATGTGACTGTTTTGATAAGTAgaaccttgtaaaaaaaaagacacacagacaaacacagaaaacacaaacagacagacagacatgcAAACAAAAGAACAGACGAACATAAGACATGACAGCTGAAACAAGATAGATTAGAGACGCTTCAACGAACTCGTCATTATCGAAAGATATGAAATTCCCAATAAAGAACGgcacaaaatattgataaaaaagaacagtttaaaacaataataaagataaacaaaatgaaattaaatgatgaaaaaataattaaataaataaataaataaaacaaaaaaagaaataaatgatTGAATAATGATCGATGTTGCTACTGAGTTCTAAAGTAACCTGTACAATTCAGAGAATTTATCCAAAACCCATTTAGATGAAATTGTGTCGAACATTGAAGCTTAAGCAATTCCTGAAGGTATCCTTGAAGATTCGGATAACAAAAAAATCCCCGAAGAAGAGATAAAACATGCTCTCTTTCAAATGAACGAAAACAAAAGTCTATGTAAAAACGGCCTCACGGTAGAATTTTACCAAATATTTTGGTATATAATGACATCTTGGAATTATACAATGATTATTTTTAAGCAATTCTATGAGGTCCGCTTTGGTCGAGGACCCGTCATGATTTAAagacaggacactattggtaattgtcaaagaccagtcatctcacttggtgtatctaaacatatggataaaacaacaaagctgtgaaaatttgagctcaattggtcgtcgaagttgcgggatatgaatgaaataaaaaatacccttgtcacacgaagttgtgcgctttcagatgcttgatttcgagacctcaaattctaaacttgaggtctcgaaatcaaattcgtggaaaattacttctttttcgaaaactacgtcacttcagaaagaaccgtttctcaaaatgttttatactatcaacctctccccattactcgttaccaagtgaggtttcatgctaaacattattttgagtaattaccaatagtgtctactgcctctAAACAACTGGCGTCCTAATAGTCTTTTAAATGTTGactacaatattttgtaaaaactatCACCAATCGTCTGAAACCAGTCATGTCCTTTGTAGTTTTATTGCCCTTTGAACAAAACCAACTTGGAATACACGCTTCGTACTTTCTGGCCTTGAagtttctctgttttttttttcccgaagTCATACGCCCTGACTCGAAGATACTGGCGAGCGATGCTGGTTACCAGGCTCTCTCCATGTGATGGATCGTGGAGGAAAGAATTAGCTGGATCAAGGGTGTGCTGTGGTGACGAAAACACACCACTCTTTATCATATCTTGGGTCTCCATAAGGTTGGCCATAGGTGACAGTGTGGTGGTACCATTATACATACGGAACACTCGCTCCGAAGCTTTACAAACGGCCATGGCTTCATCAGATGGGTATATCAACCCCCCGTTATCTCGTAGTTGGATTAGATGAAGATGCCTGTCGTAGTGATGAGGAGTTGGAGGAAGTTTTACTAGAGCCTCCATGCATTCGGTGcatggattgattgattttacGATTTTTCTTATCACGAATCCAGATATATATGCAACTATATTGCAATTAAACTCACTGAGTTCAGGAGGTACTCCAGGTATGGTCGTGATGACATCTGTAGGTGGGGTTAGGGACAGTAGGGCCGTGTCATCCTGTACCGTTGAGTTTGTGTTTGATGGTGGCGGATTGATGTGGCACAACAGGAGCTGTCGGTACGCTCGTCTATGTGACCGAATTTAAGCAGAACTGGGCAACAGATGGGTTATTGTTGTGCCCTCCTCTACCCCTGATAGCACCGAAGAAGAGCTCCAGGTGGTCTTGGCTCAACTTGTAAGTCAACAAATACCTGGAAACATTGTAAAACATGCCAGTTAACTACATTTCCATATACTTTCCATTGTCGCCAGAATCTATACTTTTACATCAATGGAATGTTACGAGATACACAAATCTAAATATTActacaaataataaaattatttcCTTCCTCTACAGAAAATATATTTCCTTCCTCTACAGACATTTTTCCTTCCTCTACAGATTActaataaatcattatttttcgCCCTATAGGATTGTAAATAcaactaaataattttgttggcaGGTTTTTAACCTATTTGTTTTGTAGGATTGTGTTTAACCCGctttttttcacaggcttgcgttaacgttttccttttcagattttttgttaaccttttccttttcagatttgtacataacgtatatttttctgcaggttttataaccctttcttttacaggactatatttaccgctattttttcacaggtttatattaacgttttccctttcaggtttgtacataacttttccttttcagattttgtacataacttgatttttcaacaagtttgtgttaacccattttttcttttcagatttgtacataacgtatatatttttctgcaggttttataaccctttcttttacaggactatatttaccgctatttttttcacaggtttatatttacgttttccctttcaggtttgtacataacttttcttttcagatttaTACATAACGtatatatttttctgcaggttttataaccctttcttttacaggactatatttaccgttatttttttcacaactttatattaacgttttccctttcaggtttgtacataacttttccgtttcagattttgtacttactttgatttttcaacaagtttgtgttaacccattttttcttttcaggtttgtacataattttttttttgcaggtttaacCCGTTCTTTTACAGGGTCTTGTTAACCCCATTTATTCGcaggtttattttacttttatctttcacgtctgttaattaataatcaattttgtacAGGATTTATAACCCGTTCTCTCCACAGGAATGATTTAAGATATTTCCCCTTGACTGTATTCCCCCATCTATTATGGCACTTGCTCCCGACACCAAGTGCATTTTCCGCAAGCTTCGTAAGCTTAAGGAAAAGAACACCCGTTACATGTCACATCTTGATAACTACCGTTTTTATCGTTTGTCCCGTATCATTCCCAAAGGCCTACAGATCAAGTGTACCCCTTCCTTTGGGGACCTTGACCCAtcctttttgaagaaatggaACAAGACACTCACTAATACGTCTTTCCGTTTGATCAAGTTGCTGGAAAATCAATGCCAACAATTCATTGATAATCAGTTACTTGAGATAACAAACACTGAGTCTCAACTCCAGGAGTCATGCTCTATTGAAGAGTTTGAACAGTTACAAGATACCATACTATGTAACGTCAAACACTTAAGGTCCACCCTAATGgacaaacagaacaagaaacgTATGATCGCCTGGCTAACCATAAGAAACACACCCATAGACGTTTCCACAGTAAGAGAGCCACCATTGCTCCTCCTACTGTTAGGTTGCCAGAGACCAATACTGTAGTTAACCTGTCTGACATGGTCCTTACTGACCCACAGGTTAAACTCCTCTCAAGGGGTCTTAAGTTTTGCCCCACACCCAGAGAGCCTATAACCAACTTCTTTTCCAACAGGACATGGCCCAATTCAATCGTAGGTTACGCCTACGTGAATACTTTCGTGTAGAGCCCTCCATGGATGACGAGTCATCTGTGGAGACCCAACCTATTCCCCGCAACCGCTTCAGGGAAAAGAGTACTTGGGTACCCCCTAAGAACCGAgatgtgtctctagagacatacatcaattcggttaactccgaggttcttaaggcccccagtacccctactcccaacaacctcccccaagatgagcgtcacgcccttacacaactccgccaatcaccagacatagtgattaaacgggctgacaaggggtccgcagttgtagtcatgaacacacatgactacattgctgagggccttagacagctcagtaacactgatcattacattgaatgtgcttctgatcccactgaatctttctcccaagatatcagcgacaccctggttaagatttataatgccaatgatattgagaaagatacatttaactatctcctcccacatgacccccgtacagcaaggttctaccttctacctaagatacacaagcccaataacccggggagacctattgtatctgggaatggtagccccacagagcgcatttctgagtttgtcgatagcttcctcaaacccttagtctgccgtattccttccttcatcaaggataccaaagactttctccacaaactagatgaggtcaagcaccaaatacctgactctgctattttggttacttttgatgtttcatcactgtatactaacataccccatcatgaaggcatgagtgcatgtgtctctgccctcaatgctagtaatcagtcccgcccctcagtgagccatattaaggaactcatgagccacattctaatgaagaataatttcacattttctgacaggcattttctacaggtacagggtactgccatgggtaccaaaatggcaccctcatatgctaacctattcatgtctcagttggaggacagactcctgtcctccgcccccaaccgaccactagtttggtggagatttattgatgatattttctccatctggtgtggtgaccaagacagcttggatgagtttattgaccatatcaactcatttcaccccaccataaagttcactaccgaacaatctctcaccagtgtgaactttctagatgtgacaataaccaagtctcctaatggccttgtcacagatgtttacagtaaacccaccgacacccaccagtaccttctctccaatagctgtcaccctagtcactgtaagaaggcaattgcttacagtcaggccttacgtatcaggcgtatctgttccacagataccctgtacaagaggcgctcatcagagctaaggaaacaccttgtatctaggggacacagcgaacgtagggtccaacttgctatcaacagggctctcaacgtacctcgtcatactctgttgactaacacgggagctaaaaaagctcctaccaatagagttgctttggtcaccactttccaccccaaactacccaaacttccctcaattctcaataataacatgcctatacttcactcctccagcaggttacactcagcaatcactgaggttcccatggttgcattccgccgccctaagaaccttggtgacatactagtcagggccaaacttcccccaggtacagtccaaacacaacccccgacagatatactgggctgtcacaaatgtacccgttccaaatgcaaaacgtgtctgcacattaagccctcacttaaggtgaagagtcataccactggctcttcatacaacatcaagaccgactctgaatgcagcacgtctaatgtagtctatgtcatatcatgtaagagatgtgggctacaatatgtgggagagactaagaccaaacttagtcttcgctttgcgaatcatgtctcttccataaagactaagaaaccgtacccagtctctatccacttcaacagccccaatcatagtgtcattgatgttgaacttctggtgattgaagcttgcaatggtgatgacacacaccgcaagaatagagaatcacactggattcaccaactcaagacagtcaaaccctttggacttaacataaacactggtgttaaataacttctcattaccctccacttcacttctgcctaagaacttatatgttgtatatattctgtacataaagtataaattaacctagtttaaagttgtttttataaattcatcactgtaactatctgatgtaagtaaccccccccctttttccacaggtccctcatacctatttttaaaatcatcatacctttgatcttgctattcttattaattgaccattgttagttgcatcatgatgcaacttgctctctaatcctaccctttcatgtctccctgcattgttgtcgaacaatacttttaccacttttatggtccagtaacccttcctttcattctaaacatcctttgtcctcgccactccactcctattggttcatagccaccaatattgtttctgaaataggaactttgattggctgttattttcccacttctttctggatcctttccttaatccctttccccctctctttttctataaatggatatgtatttgtttgtaattgttttatgcctctgaagaaggtccggattggatcgaaagctaaggccatctaccctattcattaaataataaaaatatatatatttttgtaatgcTTAATATGACGTACTTCAGTTTGGGCTGTGGACCTTCACATAGGTCTTGAAAGATACCATTGATGGACTGAATATCGGCAATAAAGCCGACCAGTGCCGTCTTCTTTCGTGTATCGATGACGGGAATACCCTTGATGTCCCTCAAGTTCATCAGGTACAGCCTAGCCCTCTCCATGAATGGTCGCCATGACGCCAAGTTGGAGAGCTTAAGGGGTTCCTTGAAACCTTTTGCAGACGGATTTCTTGAATTACAGATATCAAACAATCTGAAAGTATACAATAATATAAGATTACACAGAGCGGATCGAAATATAAAATTATAAGGAAGCACGTTTTAGTTTTCCATAACGACGAGAACTAGATCATATACCTGTCAATAGTTCGAAGGAACTTTGTAGTTGCCTCGCAGCCTCGAAACATTGGTTGACCCAGATCTCTCAGAAACTCTAAACTTGTTGCCACCGAGTTGCTGATCGTCTGTGCGGCCAATGATACTTTCATATTCTGCTTTTGCCATTGTAGCCTATGTGTGCTGAACGAAGCTTGTATGCTGCTCGGAGCCCTTCTGCATCTTGGGTTTGATGAAGGTTTTCAATGAACTGCCAACACactaaatttacaaaataatgtgcgatttatttgttgtttattagtttattttaattattttgaatttgatttctgtttttccattttgtgtttattattgattaattagttaatttatttaagtgtttatttcttcctttttgtAGTACAGGGAAtgtagattaaaacaaaaataagttaGAAGATTTAGCTCACCATGAGTTGGCTTCTCCATCCAAGATGACTTTCCAAGAACCAAGTAAGTTGCGCATGAGTTTGAGCATATGGCAGGCATCGAGTATGTACCATACTTTCTCCAGCGGATTACATGGATGTGGAAACCACGTTTGCATACTATGAGGGGGGTCTAAGATCACTCCAAGGAGCTTTGCTGTTGCAAGGTTCGCACTCAATCCGTCACCTGTGGACAACGAGATGTTGGTATATCAAAACTGTAACAATTCCACAGTACTCCTTGGTTGATTTATAATGAAGTAGTAGCAAACTTACCAGTTAATGAAACTACTGTTACTCCAATATCCCACAGCAGAACCAAGGCCTCTGTAATCAGTCGCATCTGTGTCTCAGCGGACATTTTTGCTACAGGAAAGTATCCAATTGGAAGTTTCCAATTGTCATTCATTCCAACTGCCATCAGAACTGTGCATTCAGTAGCAGGACAACAGCTGATGTTTCCAAAGCCGAGATTTTCGTATCTGTTTGTTAAAGGgaaagaaatgtaaaaaaacattAGCAGCACTATTATATGATGACAAGTAATCAAACTAAAAAAATCCATTTTAACAAAGTTGCATTTTTGTAAAGACTTAATTTAACGTACCCTACGTAACAAGACCGTCAAATTCCACCTGCTTCCGGATGCTCATTCCATCCACCATGAGACAAACAAGGGTTTCGTGCTCTGAAGATTCATGTTTTTCTCTAATGGCATCCAATGCCTCCTTTGTAAAACCAGGGTAGCAGGATATTGTAGCCAGCCATCTCCGCACAGTGCGTACTGAAGGCAACTTGATCTTTTTCCTGATGAACTCATATGCTTTGAGGGAGCAGTAGTACAGATACAGGGAGAACTTTTTCATCTCATCGCTGTAGCTCTGGTTATCTCCTGACGAGTCGTGCCTCTTATCAAGGAATTCCAACTGCAAATTAGAGAAATTCGACTCCATCATCTCGGCCCTGTCGCTTGTGACGAGGCTTTCTTTCTTCAAAGAAAGCACAACTTGTTTTACTGTTGTGAGCTTCTTGGACAAGCGGCTATTTGTACGTTTGAGCTCTTTTGAACCTTTTTTTAGACTTGCGATTTGGTCTACCACACTTTGTGGTAGATCCATTTCTGTTGGCCGTGAATAGTCGTGGTCGTTCAGATGACTTGCTTTTGGTGGTGAGGGGGCAAGTGGAGTTTCGTCTTTGACGACTGGCCTTGTACTCTTCTTCGGGGGCTTTAGGCCATCTTCGAAGAGATCACATTTGCTCTATATTTAAAGGGGAAATTATTGCAAGATTAATAAGAGCGGTGAGCTTAACAACATGTTGTTTGGTAAGCTCTGATATACACTATATAGCATACCTTTTTCTATTGACGATGCATGTTTGAATCttgcaattgtttgttttacgaCCGCTTGTAACAAAATACACGTATGATAAAGTATCAGGATAGTTTCACAACAATCATATTTTAAAAGCAACTCAACATCCGTTTTActataatgaaataaatatagtaaaaattcaaattttagttCTTTGCTTTGTGTTGATCTTACATGCTTTAAATGACTTGGGTAGTCCTCAAACAATGATGGCGAGGCGTTCGCGAAGATATGTTTTACCCCATCGAACCTCAAAGCACTCGGCAGAAAAATG of the Asterias rubens chromosome 3, eAstRub1.3, whole genome shotgun sequence genome contains:
- the LOC117288077 gene encoding uncharacterized protein LOC117288077, which gives rise to MLIGNNVPAAFTPQELRTGQENEPHGARSVLGWIIWGMVRDREEPCHLSNLQLAREEAGQLQRLENMVRASIDMDFPGRLVDSKKEPSVEDKQFEEIIGTTLKLVGDHYQCDLPFREPACKLEDNRFHAMDRLMSLKKKLRNNPTFNQDYVTFMSSLMEKGYAEKVTDAPEDSRERVGRWYMPHHGIYNPTKPGKIRVVFDCLAKTRGVSLNDVLLPGPILTNKVVDVLLRFRQQPIGLIGDIEGMFFQVRVSERHRDFLRYLWFPEGDTSRPPETYRLKAHPFGAISSPSCASAALRKCATDNEHQEILRKFYVDDYLCASFDATEAIETRKIVKEVCRRGGFNLHKWVSNSKAVNDSIPPEERSKSQQLNIESIDPPQSERALGVFWNTVEDNFGFKVNLKHRPATRRGILSVISSVFDPLELAGPFILPARIMLQRLCKQDLEWDKEIGERETVAWNQWLLNIVKLEQMSIPRSVRPSDFVDVATCQLHAFSDASDEGYGIAIYTRHEDSSGRVFCNLLMGKSRVTPLKKVTTPRMELTAASLSVKFIALITSALELHFNVFYWTDSTSVLRYIANKTTRFHTFVANRITTIQEGSRIEQWRHVPTLKNPADIASRGISPKVDPTLWFHGPAFLWEPESKWPKTDIIKELPAKDPEVKRVHATTLKFHEGSAYLDQWISQFSSWRKLKTTVAWLMRAQGLFKQRQLSRVEPKAAVPSPWTNWRQQAPRSSNMSSRAAPLLSRLILIAAHQRVGHLGASSKITELRRKYWIPRASLLVRSIIARCVPCRRYRGRLQIQKMADLPEERLEPDQPAFTRSGVDYFGPFEIKRGRSVLKRYGLIFTCMASRAVHLEVAQDLSANSCINAVRRFAARRTVKFMRSDNGTYLVGAEREMREDIEKWNQAMIDSSLKQLGIQWEFNCPLASHHGGAWERLIRITRKVLYGVMKEQPIKLDDEGLQTLFCEVEDILNSRPITTTSNSHDDEEALTPNHLLRPDSNKRLPPGIFVKEDLYLMKKWRQVQYLTNVFWRRWSREYLVRL